The sequence below is a genomic window from Sulfurospirillum oryzae.
AAAGGCATTACCACCCACATAGACAAATACGGCAAGCGATAAAATAGATAAAATGGAAGGAACAGTCGCAAGACCATCGAGCCCATCGGTTAGGTTAACCGCGTTACTGGCGGAGATCATGACAAGGATCCAAAAACCAAGAGCGAGAAGATGCATATCAAAGAGTGGATATTTGTAAAAGGGAACAAAAAAGGTTGTATCAAGGTCGACTATGATGTATAAAAAGAGCGCAACAATCGAAGAAGCTAGGATTTGAAGGAGTAATTTACCGCGAGGTGTAAGCCCTGCCGTGTTGCTTTTGCCTAAAATTTTAGAGAGATCGTCCTTCATACCGATCAACCCAAAGAGTAAAATACAAAGCAGGGCTGAAAGTACAAAATGGTTGTTCATACGAGCACACATTAAGATAGAAAGAGTCGCGGCACATAAAAAGACAATACCACCCATCGTTGGGGTTTTAGACTTTTGCTGATGTGTTTGAGGAGCTAATGAATAGATAGGCTGGTTGGCATTGCGTGATTTTGCCCATTTGATGAATTTTGGCATCAGATAAATGGTTAAAATAAAGGCTAAAAAGAAGGCAACCCCCGCACGTACGGTGATGTATTGAAAAAGATTAATTGAGGTAAGTTTGTAAAGAGCGTATAGCATTAATGTTATTTCCAGCTTTAAGGATAAATTTTTATAAAAGCAACATTTTAGTAAGATATTGCTTATAAGCTTATAACAAAGGGTATGATTTTGAAACCAAACGTTACGAAAACATTACTTATTATTACCGATGGTATCGGTCATAATGCGAGTCAAACCGCCAATGCCTTTGCCATGGCACATAAACCGACCTACGATAAGCTTTTTAAAGAGGTTCCTTACAATCTTATAGCAACCTCAGGGCTTAGTGTCGGTCTTCCTGAAGGCCAGATGGGCAACAGTGAAGTCGGGCACATGTGCATTGGAAGTGGGCGTATTTTGTACCAAAACTTGGTCAAAATCTCTTTAGCGGCAAAAGACGGCTCACTATCTACCAATCCAGCGTTAACTCAGCTTTTACATGTAAAGGGCGCAATCCATATAATAGGGCTTGTGAGCGATGGTGGGGTGCATTCGCATATTGACCATATCATTGACCTTGCGCGTATCGTTGAAGCTCAAGGTAAACACGTTTATTTGCATGTGATTACCGATGGACGCGATGTATCGCCAACTTCGGGCATTACTTTTTTAGAGCAACTTTTAAGCATTTGCAATGAAAACATTAGCATCGCTTCTATTTCTGGGCGTTTCTTTAGCATGGATCGTGACAATCGTTGGGAGAGAGTGAAAGAAGGGTATCGCGTTATGGTCGATGCAAAGCCAAAATCTTCTTTACATGTAAAAGAATACTTGCAAAGCATGTATGATCAAGGCATTACCGATGAATTTGTTGAGCCAATGGCATTTGAACCTTATGTAGGTATGCATGCTGATGATGGTGTCATTTTCGCCAATTTTAGAAATGATCGTATGCGAGAGCTTTCCCGTGCGATTGGATTTAAAGAGTTTAATGAATTTTCACGCACGCTCAATGGAGTTGAGTGCATTACGATGACGGAGTATGACAGCAGTTATCCATTCCCCATTATGTTTCAAGCCGATGCGCCACAAAATACACTCTGTGATGTCATTTCACGTTCTGGTCTTACCCAGTTTCATACCGCAGAGACGGAGAAGTACGCGCATGTTACTTTCTTTTTTAACGGTGGCATTGAAGAGCCAAAAATAAATGAAACAAGACTCCTTATCCCAAGCCCTAAAGTCAAAACCTATGATCTTCAGCCTCAAATGAGCGCTCCTGAAGTAGGAGAC
It includes:
- the mraY gene encoding phospho-N-acetylmuramoyl-pentapeptide-transferase encodes the protein MLYALYKLTSINLFQYITVRAGVAFFLAFILTIYLMPKFIKWAKSRNANQPIYSLAPQTHQQKSKTPTMGGIVFLCAATLSILMCARMNNHFVLSALLCILLFGLIGMKDDLSKILGKSNTAGLTPRGKLLLQILASSIVALFLYIIVDLDTTFFVPFYKYPLFDMHLLALGFWILVMISASNAVNLTDGLDGLATVPSILSILSLAVFVYVGGNAFLSSYLLLPKVGGSGEVVVVATAVMGSLVGFLWFNCYPAEIFMGDSGSLSIGAFIGYMAIISKNEILLLLIGFVFVLETVSVILQVGSFKTRKKRIFLMAPIHHHFEVKGWPENKIIVRFWIIALMSNLLALTALKLR
- the gpmI gene encoding 2,3-bisphosphoglycerate-independent phosphoglycerate mutase, which codes for MKPNVTKTLLIITDGIGHNASQTANAFAMAHKPTYDKLFKEVPYNLIATSGLSVGLPEGQMGNSEVGHMCIGSGRILYQNLVKISLAAKDGSLSTNPALTQLLHVKGAIHIIGLVSDGGVHSHIDHIIDLARIVEAQGKHVYLHVITDGRDVSPTSGITFLEQLLSICNENISIASISGRFFSMDRDNRWERVKEGYRVMVDAKPKSSLHVKEYLQSMYDQGITDEFVEPMAFEPYVGMHADDGVIFANFRNDRMRELSRAIGFKEFNEFSRTLNGVECITMTEYDSSYPFPIMFQADAPQNTLCDVISRSGLTQFHTAETEKYAHVTFFFNGGIEEPKINETRLLIPSPKVKTYDLQPQMSAPEVGDAVLLAMDEQYDFIVVNFANGDMVGHTGSLEAAMSAVEAVDEQLGRLFAKAKELGYAIVLTSDHGNCEQMFDEEGDRLTNHTTFEVYGFVMDERVKSVQKGGLNNIAPTVLKLMGLSIPSEMDKPLVEFSGL